The genomic segment GGTCTCTGGGCAAAGGCGTTGGTGAGATCCCGAGCTGCCCCGGCCCctactcccttctcctctcacgCGCATCACCGGTCCCCCTGACCCCAGTCCCCCATTCCCGCAGTTGTTCCGACCTACTTCGGAAACGCGAAGGGCGCCGCCTGTCACTTCCCCTTCACCTTCGAGGGCCGCTCCTACTCCGCCTGCACCACGGACGGCCGTTCCGACGACAAGCTCTGGTGCAGCACCACCGCCGACTACGACGCCGACCGCCAGTTCGGtttctgccccagtgagagtgaGTGCCCACCCTCCCGAGGGTCCAGAGCGCTGGCTcttaatcccagctctgccactgatgCCGAGGGTGGCCTGAGAacccctctcctgttctctgggCCCAGTTCCCTCCTCTGTGAGACGAGGCGAGGAAGGGGAGGCGGACACAGGAGGCTCGTGGGTCAGTAAACTCGCGGCCCCTTCAGTTAATCGTGCGGGCCTCCCAGGACTTTACACCAACGACGGCAATGCGGACGGCAAGCCCTGCGTCTTCCCGTTCACCTTCGAGGGCCGCTCCTATTCCGCCTGTACCTCCGACGGCCGATCCGACGGCTACCGCTGGTGCGCCACCACCGCCAACTACGACCAGGACAAGCTCTACGGCTTCTGCCCGACCCGAGGTACCTCTGACCCACCTACCTGATTCAGCCTCCCGCCCTCATTCCGAGTTGGTACCCAAGCGTGGCCCTTCCACCCGTCCGTTTGTCTTCCCGCTCCCGTCGGTGCTCAGGACGGCCTTGACGCTGCCTGCAGTCACGCAGCTTCTCCCCCAGCCCTCCAgatgccgccgccgccgccgcatccGCGGAGGCGTGGCCTTTCAGCCAGGCTTGCAGCCTCCTCCTAGGTCTGCGATCCCCGGGCCCCGCCCATCATTCTAGCCAGATGTCGGCGGTGCCCCACAACTCCCCCTGGGCTTTTAAAATAAGCCTCCCAGTTTCTCCAGCTTCTCGATTGGCCCGTCCCTGGCTCTTCATTGCCCCCCAACACCCCGCCTCCACTTGGCTCACCCGAGATTCTGGTCTCTCCAGTCGATGCGACGGTGACCGGGGGCAACGCGGCGGGGGAGCTGTGCGTGTTCCCCTTCACCTTCCTGGGCAAGGAATATTCGGCCTGCACCACAGAGGGTCGCAATGATGGGCACCTCTGGTGCGCCACCACCTCCAACTTCGACAAAGACAAGAAGTGGGGCTTCTGCCCGGATCAAGGTGGGCGGGGTGCCGAGGTTCTGAGGCTGGGGCCTCAGCCAGGGCAGTGGTGACGGGGAGGGATGCCCCGGGCTGGGAGCTCGGTCCAGGGCTCCGATCTCAGGCTCCCTTCTTTCGTCCAGGATACAGCCTGTTCCTTGTGGCCGCACACGAGTTTGGCCACGCACTGGGCTTAGATCACTCTTCCGTGCCAGAGGCGCTCATGTACCCCATGTACAGATTCACCGAGGAGCACCCCCTGCATAGGGACGATGTTCAGGGCATCCAGCATCTTTATGGTGAGGGCGTGGGGCAGGGGtagagggaggagagggaagggctAGGTTCTGCCGGCTCGGAGCACCCCGAgaatggggaggaggggagagttaGGACTCCGATATCTGTCTTTGAGAGCTCTTGAGGCTGGTGGGTACAACTGTTGCCGGGTCAGTGCTTGGAgatggtgataaagaacctggACTCTAGAGTGAGACGGACATAGGTTCAAAAGCCAGTCCAGCCACTATCCGGCTAGATGACTTTGGATAGGTTACTTCACccctcaacttcctcatctgtaaagtggggctaACACCTGCCTCATGGGGTTGTTAGGAGGCTTACGTGAGTTAGAAtaatgcctggcatatagcaAGCACCATATAAATGTTTGATAGTTTCATTATTATCACCATTTATTATCATTAGTATGTTTCCGcgtcaaaaaatgaaaatattaaagaatctgcttcaTAGGTTTCCCCTCCCTCTTCTGAAGATCAAAGGAACTAATGTGCGTTTATAAAGCTCCCAGCACTGTTTGGCACCCAGTTTGAGAGCTCAAAAAAGGTTTCTCTCCCaccagcctgggggtgggggtgagtgtGTGAAAGGAAGCTGCCAGCCCGGGGTTGGGGGAAGGCAGGCTACAACATCTGAAGTGGGGAGAGCGCCAGGGACCTCCAGGTAGGCACAGGGGAGCAGATACTCCAAAGGCACAGAGATGCAGGAACAGGGATTGTCTTACGTGGTATCTCTTTTCAGGTCCTCGCCCTGAGCCTGAACCACGGCCTCCTACCACCACCGCCGCCGAACCCCAGCCCACCGCTCCCCCCACAGTCTGCGTCACGGGGCCTCCCACCGCCCGCCCCTCAGAGGGCCCCACGACTGGCCCCACGGGGCCCCCGGCAGCTGGCCCCACGGGTCCTCCCACGGCTGGCCCTTCTGCGGCCCCGACGGAGTCCCCGGATCCAGCGGAGGACGTCTGCAACGTGGACATCTTCGACGCCATCGCGGAGATCGGGAACCGCCTGCATTTCTTCAAGGCTGGGTGAGGGGCGGGGCCGCGCGGTCGTGGGCGGGGGCTTGGAGGCGGGACCTGCCTGTGTCTCCCCGCCCACTGGCCGTGGGTTCCAGGCTCAGTGCCCCGCCCCTCCTTTTTCGCGTCCCCAGGAAGTACTGGCGACTCTCTGAGCGAGGGGGCCCCCGGGTGCAGGGTCCCTTCCTTGTCAAGAGAACGTGGCCTGCGCTGCCCGGCAAGCTGGACTCCGCCTTCGAGGATCCGCTCACCAAGaagattttcttcttctctggTTAGTTTCCGTCTTTCTCCCTcccctgtgctgtgcttggtcgctaagtcgtgtccgattctttgcgaccctgtggactgtagcccaccaggttcctctgtccatggagattctccaggcaagaagactggagtgggttgctatttctttctccaggagatcttccccacccagggatcgaacccgggtattcctcattgcaggcagattctttaccgtctgagccactagggaagccctgatatttaGCAGGGCTGAATTTCAGCCCTCCTCACAGCACCCTGGCGCAGTCCTACCGAGGGGCTCTGCTCCTTGGGCACGGAGACTGCGGGCACGCCTGGCGCGGAAAGGCCTCGCTGCGTTCTCTCTTGACATTCAAAGGGGGTGTGTACCCCACTCCCTGCCCCATACCGATGTGAGCCTTTCTCCGGCAGGGCGCCAAGTGTGGGTGTACACAGGCGCGTCGGTGCTAGGCCCGAGGCGTCTGGACAAGTTGGGCCTGGGCCCGGAAGTGGCCCAGGTCACCGGGGCCCTCCCGCGCCCTGGGGGTAAGGTGCTGCTGTTCAGTGGGCAGAGCTTCTGGAGGTGAGATTACCGGGGACCGCCAGCAGGGGGAGCCCGGGCGCCATCCGACTGCCCGCCGACTCAGCACCTGTCTCCTCGGTGCCGTCCTGCAGGTTCGACGTGAAGACGCAGAAGGTGGATCCCCAGAGCGTCACCTCCGTGGACCAGATGTTCCCCGGGGTGCCCATGAGCACGCACGACATCTTTCAGTACCAAGGTGAGGGCTGAGAGCCAGGGTCAGGGGGAGGATCCCTCCCAGAGATACCTCCCACGGTAGGTTCCCCTACCCTgtgttgttagtcgctcagtcgtgtctgactctttgtgaccccacggactgtagcccgccaggctcctctgtccatggaattctccaggcaataatactggagtgggtagccattctgttctccaggggatcatccccatccagggatcgaacccgggtctcccacattgcaggcagattctttaccatttgagccaccagggaagcccctgccttAGTGATTGGTCAAATTcccagccagaaagaaaaagctgGTGGAGACTGAGGCAAATGCCCCGTAGTGATGAGTTCCCTGCAGAggcagggatcttcccagaccatttGATGACATAGGGCCACAACCAGAACTAGAATCCAGATTTCCTGCTTCCCAGCTGGAAGCTCTTTGCCCTATAGCACAGGACACCTGGTTTGCATGGAGGCTCTATTAGACCATATTTATCAGTGCCTGTAATATGCTAGGCACCATGCTGCCACTGGGGATACAGTGATAAATAAGACATttcatagatgtgtgt from the Dama dama isolate Ldn47 chromosome 23, ASM3311817v1, whole genome shotgun sequence genome contains:
- the MMP9 gene encoding matrix metalloproteinase-9, which produces MSPRQPLVLALLVLACCSAAPRPRQPTVVVFPGERRTNLTNRQLAEEYLHRYGYTPGAELSEDGQSLRRALLRLQRRLSLPETGELDSTTLNAMRAPRCGVPDLGRFQTFEGDLKWHHHNITYWIQNYSEDLPRDVVDDAFARAFALWSAVTPLTFTRVYGREADIVIQFGVREHGDGYPFDGKHGLLAHAFPPGAGIQGDAHFDDEELWSLGKGVVVPTYFGNAKGAACHFPFTFEGRSYSACTTDGRSDDKLWCSTTADYDADRQFGFCPSERLYTNDGNADGKPCVFPFTFEGRSYSACTSDGRSDGYRWCATTANYDQDKLYGFCPTRVDATVTGGNAAGELCVFPFTFLGKEYSACTTEGRNDGHLWCATTSNFDKDKKWGFCPDQGYSLFLVAAHEFGHALGLDHSSVPEALMYPMYRFTEEHPLHRDDVQGIQHLYGPRPEPEPRPPTTTAAEPQPTAPPTVCVTGPPTARPSEGPTTGPTGPPAAGPTGPPTAGPSAAPTESPDPAEDVCNVDIFDAIAEIGNRLHFFKAGKYWRLSERGGPRVQGPFLVKRTWPALPGKLDSAFEDPLTKKIFFFSGRQVWVYTGASVLGPRRLDKLGLGPEVAQVTGALPRPGGKVLLFSGQSFWRFDVKTQKVDPQSVTSVDQMFPGVPMSTHDIFQYQEKAYFCQDHFFWRVSSWNEVNQVDYVGYVTFDLLKCPED